The Pseudarthrobacter defluvii DNA window GACCGGGCGGGAGCGGTCAGCAGGGCGCACTCCATCATCCGGTTCAAGAGCGCCAAGTACTCCACGGAGCACCCCCTGGCGCTCGGCGGAGCCCTGGCTGGAGCGTCGAATGAATTGCTTCGCGGCTACTCGGCATTCGCCCTTCCGCTTGGTGAAGCCTTCCAGCTCCGCGACGACGTCCTGGGCGTGTTTGGCGATCCGCTGACCACCGGCAAGCCGGCAGGGGACGATCTGCGTGAAGGAAAGCGCACTGTTTTGGTGGCGCTGGCCCTGGACCAGGCTTCCCCTGAAGAGTCCGCGTTCATTGACGCGCGCCTGGGCAGCCCCGATCTGTCCGAAGCTGACATCGTGGAGATCCGGCGCATCATCGAGGATTCGGGAGCATTGCAGGCCACCGAAGTCCTCATTGGTGAATTCGGTGCCGCGGCATTCGATGCCCTTGACGGGCTCCCCTTGGATGATCTGGCCAAGACTGCGCTGCGGAAGCTGACTGAAGCAACCGTCAGCCGAGCCTCCTGAAGCCGGGACCTACCAGGCCAGGGTTTGGGCCCTGCGCCTGATTTCGGTTTTGCGGCCTTCCCGCAACGCGTCAATGGGGCGCCCACGCAGTGACTCATCGGCCGTAAACAGCCAGACGATCAGGTCCTCATCCGAGTAGCCGGCATCTGCCAGGACCACAATGGTCCCCTTGAGGCTGTCCACCACCTGGCCGTCCTGGATGAATTCGGCGGGAACGGACCGGATGTTGCGTTCCCCGACCCG harbors:
- a CDS encoding Rv2175c family DNA-binding protein; translation: MSNVENLVGEWLPLPDVARLLDVSITKVHSLIDEKSLAALRVGERNIRSVPAEFIQDGQVVDSLKGTIVVLADAGYSDEDLIVWLFTADESLRGRPIDALREGRKTEIRRRAQTLAW